One segment of Meriones unguiculatus strain TT.TT164.6M chromosome X, Bangor_MerUng_6.1, whole genome shotgun sequence DNA contains the following:
- the Spin4 gene encoding spindlin-4 → MSPPTVPPTGVDGVSAYLMKKRHTHKKQRRKPTFLTHRNIVGCRIQHGWKEGNEPVEQWKGTVLEQVSVKPSLYIIKYDGKDSVYGLELHRDKRVLALEILPERVPSSRIDSRLADSLVGKAVGHVFEGEHGKKDEWKGMVLARAPIMDTWFYITYEKDPVLYMYTLLDDYKDGDLLIIPDNNYYFPTTEQEPGEVLDSLVGKQVEHAKEDGSKRTGIFIHQVAAKPSVYFIKFDDDIHIYVYGLVKTP, encoded by the coding sequence ATGTCTCCTCCAACCGTGCCTCCTACTGGGGTAGATGGTGTGTCCGCCTACCTGATGAAGAAAAGGCACACTCACAAGAAGCAGCGGCGTAAGCCCACTTTCCTCACTCATAGGAACATCGTGGGCTGCCGCATTCAACACGGCTGGAAAGAGGGCAACGAGCCAGTAGAGCAATGGAAGGGTACTGTGCTCGAGCAGGTTTCCGTGAAGCCCAGTCTGTACATCATTAAGTACGACGGCAAGGACAGTGTGTACGGACTAGAACTGCACAGAGACAAGAGAGTTTTAGCGCTGGAAATCCTTCCTGAGAGAGTTCCTTCTTCTCGCATCGATTCTCGCCTGGCAGATTCCCTGGTTGGGAAGGCGGTGGGCCATGTTTTCGAAGGTGAGCACGGTAAGAAAGATGAGTGGAAGGGTATGGTGTTGGCCCGAGCCCCCATCATGGACACTTGGTTCTACATCACCTATGAGAAGGATCCGGTCCTCTACATGTACACCCTGCTCGACGACTACAAAGATGGTGACCTGCTTATCATTCCAGATAACAATTACTACTTCCCAACCACCGAGCAGGAGCCTGGGGAAGTGCTCGACAGCCTTGTGGGCAAGCAGGTGGAACACGCCAAAGAAGACGGGTCCAAGAGAACTGGAATCTTTATCCATCAGGTGGCAGCCAAGCCATCTGTCTACTTCATTAAGTTTGATGACGATATTCACATTTATGTCTATGGTTTGGTGAAAACCCCGTAA